Part of the Deinococcus misasensis DSM 22328 genome is shown below.
TGCTGGTTTCCGAACTGCGTGACCTGAGCGTCCAGAGCCTCCCTGACACCGAACGGGAACGGACTGAACTGGTGTTCAAAGCCCGGTTGGCCCGGGTGCTCAAAGCGCTGGATGAATTGCCTCCTGCACCCTCTGGCACTGCACTGAGCCGTCCAGCACATTTGCCTGCCTTGTTGCTCACTCTGGGATGCGCTTCTTTGATGATCGTGGGTGGGTTCACCTTTTTTCAGAGTTGGCGTTACAAAGGCATCAATGAGGGGGAAGCCAAACAACTTCAAAACGTTCTGAAACTGCCTGCCCTGCAAACCCGTGCCAGCACCACCAAGAACCCCGAGGACATCCGTGCCTATGCCCGTGCAGCTTTTGACGCTGGAAAATTCCAGCAATCTGCACAGGCGTACGCAGACCTTTTGAACCAGACCAAGAACACCAGAGACCCTGAAGCCCTCCGGCGGATGGGGGTTTACCTGTCCACCACCGAGCAGTACAAACAACAAGCACTCGGGTTGGTGCAGAGTGCTGTAGAACAGGACCCCAAAGAAGCAGAAGGTTACCTGCTGCTGGGGTACACCCACATGAACAACGGCAATGGTCAGGAAGCCCTCGATGCTTTCTTGAAGTTCCGTGACCTGAAACCCATGAGTCTGGAGGCAGACGAGCAAATTGCAGAATTGCGTGCAGCTCTGGGCAACAATGCCACGGGTGCAGAACTGTTCGCCCAGAACTGTGCAGCCTGCCACGGCCCAGAAGGCAAGGGCAAAACCGCCCCGAGCATCCTGAGCAGTGCAGCCATGAACGACACAGAGACCCTCAAGACCCTCATCCAAAAAGGGGCTGGAGCCATGCCTGCTTTCCCGAGCATCAAAGGAGAGGCGCTTGAGGCTCTGGTCAAGCACGTGCAAAGCCTGAAACCATGACCGAAAAAGTCAACCGTCGAAAATTGCTGGAATACTGGTGGGTCCTCCCTGTGGCTGGCACCTTCGGGGCCTTTGGGGGCATGTTCTGGTATGCCTCTCGGGTCACCTTTGGCAAGAAACATCCGGGTCCTCCGGCGTTCAAAGCGGGCGAAGTCAAATTCATTGCAGAAACCGCCAGCCTGAAAGAGGATTTTGCCACAGCAGAATTCACCTACTCGGGGGTTCCCTGTCTTCTGATGCGGATTCCCCAGAGCACCCTTGGCAGCATTGAAGCAGGTGGAGTGCATTATGCCGCCTTCTCACGGATTTGCACCCATCTGGGCTGTCCTGTACAGCCCCTGAGGGACAAAGAAGCCACTGCCCTGACTTTCAATTACCGCATGGACCATCCGATGCTCGGGTGTCACTGCCATTACAGCATCTTCGATCCCCTCAAAGACGGCCAGAGTGTGTTCGGAAAAGCCCTGCATCCTTTGCCAAGGGTGCAACTCAGTCTGAAGGGGAATCGGATTTTTGCCTCTGGTCTTGAGCCGGCCCCCCCTGTGGGCGGGTGAGGAGCACCACCGCCACCAGAATCAGCAAACAGGCCAGAATGCTCTGGAGGGTGATGGTCTCCCCTCCCAGAAAGTGCCCTACCATCAGGGCCACAATCGGGTTCACGTAGGCGTAACTCATGGCCAGAGGGGTGCTCACGGTTCGCACCAGATACATGAATGCGTTGTAGGCGATGATCGAGCCAAACACCACCAGATACCAGAACGCCACCCATGCCTGTGAAGGGACATGGGTGATTTTTTCACCGAGCAACAGACCCACCAGAGCACTGGCCATTCCGCCAAAAAAGATTTGCAGTGCGGTGTTCATGATGCCCTCAGGCATGCGGATTTGCTTGCTCCAGACCGTCCCGAAAGACCAGCTCATGGGCGCGATGATCAGGGCCAGCATCGCCAGAGGGGCGGCAGAAAGGTCTTTGCCTGAATTGAGCACCACAATGCCCACCACCCCCAGCAACAATCCCACCCATTCGGTGCCTCTGGGTGCGCGTCCCCACAGGGCACTCCAGACGGCAGCCCAAACTGGAGAAACACCCACAGCAATGGCTGCCACTGCACTGGACACATCCTGTTCGGCATAGAGCACCATGCCGTGCCCCACCACAGTCAGCAAAATGCCCACCATGGCAGCATTGAGGGTTTGCTGGCGGTCTGGCCATGCCACCTTGCGAAGCTTCAGAAACAGGAGCAAGATCAGGCCTGCAGCCATGTAGCGCAAGCCTCCCTGCAAGAAAGGGGGAAATCCAGTGAGCGCCACCCGCATTCCAAAATAGGTGGACCCCCAGATCAGGTAAACGGCAATCAGTGACCAGAGCACACTCGGGGACATGTTCTGACCAGCCTAAACCTTTGATTGTGCACAAAGCAAGCGAGTGTGGTGTTTGTTCAACTCAAATGCAAAACCCAAAGATGAACCAACCCTAAAGGTTCTTCTGTCTTGAAACCATGAAAGCAAGAAACCTGCTTCCCGAGCCTGTTTCTGGTGGTTTTTTCTGTGCAGGATTCAGAGGTCTTCTCACGTTTGTCAGCGAAACCGCAGCAATTTTCTCAGAGAGAACCGGAGAATGGGTTTCAGACATGCGAAAAGTTCTTGCCCTCACCACATTGATTGCTGTTCCTTCCATCGCCATTGCCCAGAGTCAGGACACCCTTCAGGAGATCCGCATTGTGGGTGTTTCTGAATCCCAGGCTGCCACCATCAAAAGCAGATTGCCGATTTATCAGGGCTCCAAAGTGACCGATGTGAAACCCGAAGCCATCAAAGCGGCCATTGGGCGGCTCGGGATTTATCAAGTGCTGGAGGTCAAAGTCGAGAATGAAACCCGCGGCCCGGTGCTCTTGATTCAGGTCAAAGAGAACCCCAAAATCGCAGACATCTTGGTGACTGGAGCAGCCATTGATGCCAGCACCTTTCAAAACACGCTCAAGGAACAGTATGGTCTTGCCAAAGGAAGCGTCCTGAACACCGCACAGCTTGAAGTGGCCCGTGTGCGTTTCAGACAGGCTTTGCGTGAGCAGGGCCTTCCTTTCCTGCCAGAGGTCACCACCACCCTCAAAGAAGGCGAACAGGGAACCGTGGTGACGTTCACCGTTCAGGAAGCCGTTCCTGTGAAGCAGGTGGTGTTCAAAGGGGTCAGCAAAATCCCTCAAACCGAAGCACAGGCCGCTTTTGCTGCTCTGGTGGAGGGGGGCACCTTCAGCTCTGCCACCTACGAAGAAAGCTTGCGGAAACTGTCTGCCGCCTACCAGGAGGCAGGATACCTTGGCAGCGGAGCCAACCTGCAAACCGCAGTGCTCAACAACGGCATCCTGACCATTGAAGTGGTTGAACTGACCGTGGGCACCATCGACACCAGCCTGATCGAAGGCGTGCCCACCCTGACCATCAAGGAAGGGGATGTGTTCCGTCCAGCAGATTTCGCTGCTGATCTGCAAAAAATCAGTGAAACGCTCGGGAAAACCGTGACCCTCCAATACCAGCAAAACCCCTCCGATCCTCGCAAGGTGGATGTGCAACTGGTGGTCACCAGCATTCCAGCCGGCAAAGTGTCCAGCATCGTCATTGAAGGAAACACCGTTCTGACCGACGAAGAGTTGGCCTCTGGACTGCAAAACAAGATTGGACAGACCTTCAGCCTGCCTCTGGCCCAAGAAGATGTGCTGGCCCTTCAGCGCCTGTACCGCGCCAGAGGTTATGAGATTGTGCTGCCCAAAGACCCTGTGGATTTTGATGGCAAAACCTTGACCTTCAAAATTCAGGAAGTGACCATCAGTGGCTATGACATCCGCTGGGAAGGCACACCACGCACCAACGAAGATTTGATTCGTTCTCAATTGCCTGCAGTGGGCAGTCCTTTGAATGCCGACACCTTCAGGAAATACCTGGGCAGGTTGGTGCAAGGCGGGATCATCAAAGCCCTCAATGTGCAACCTGTCACCACCGACGACCCGAGCAAAGTCAAATTGGCCCTGACCCTGCAAGACGTTCCCAGCCTGAATGTCAGTCCGGGCCTCACTTACGCACCCGGCGAAGGCTTTGCTGGAGACCTGCAAATCTCCGATTCCAACCTGTTCGGCCTCGGGCACCAGTTGAGCGCCAGCCTGAACTTCGCACCAAACGATGCCCGCCAGATTGTGGGGGGCTCCATCTCTTACGGCCTGCCTTACCTCGGGACACCAGAGCAACCCCTGAGCGGAAAATTCACACTGGCCAGCAATGTTCTGCCCAACCTGCCCATCAAACAGGGCACCGAAGACACCGGACGGCAGTACACCGAGCGCACCAATCAGGCCATTGTGGAAGCCAACACCCCCCTGAACGACAATGTGGCGGTCAGTGCAGGCATCAAGGGCGAACTCAAACAGTTTTATCTGGAACCGGGACAGCAAGGCAGCTTGCCAGACAACGATCCTGCGGTTTCTGCCAACCTTCCACAACAAGGCTGGTCGGTGCAACTTTTCTCTGGTCTGAATGCCGATTACACCGACAATGGCCGTTTCCCCACCGAAGGCTTCAGGGCTTCCTTGAATGGCAGTTACGGTTTTGGGCAGGAAAAATCACGTCTGAATTGGGGCAAAATCTCTGGTGGATTGCGTGGCTATGTGGACCTGACCGATGGCACCACCCCCAACGTGGTCTTTGCAGGCCGGGTGGATGCAGGGACCATCATCGGAACCGCTCCAGAGTCTGCCCTGTTCCGGGTGGGAGGCAGCCAGTTCGATGACAGCTTCAGCCTGAAAGGCTTTGATGACAACAGTTTCTCTGGCACCAACTTCTTCACAGCAGGCCTTGAAGCCCGAGCAGACTTTGGACTGAAAGCCAGCTTTGTGCAGGGGGTGTATGCACTGGGCTTTGTGGATGCTGGGGATGCCTGGACCAACAACGACTTCAACCTGAATGTGGGTTACGGACTTGGCGTGCAGGCCGATCTGGGCACCGAAGGGTTTATCGTTCCACTCCGCATGGATTATGCCTTCTCAAACCTGTACCCACAGGGCAAATTTTCCATCAAACTGGGCTTTTTGTTCTGAAGTTGAGCTTCTCTGGCCAGAGGAAAACCCTCTGGCCATCTTCATTTCTCAGCAGTGACCATCAACAAAAAAACACCCCCTGAGCCATTCAGAACCTGTGCTCTGGCAGGCATTCTGAACCCTCACCATTTGGGATTTCATGGGATCTTCTCACTGTGAACTGTGAACTTTCAACTCGGATGAGGTGGCAACAAAAACACAACCTCTGGTGGTCCCACATCATGAAGCTGTGTCACCTGAAGGGTAGCGCTTTACAGGGTCCCTCAAGCAGCTTTCAAGCGTTTATCCCCTTAACAAAAGCACACAGGCGTCCAGCATTTCAAAAACTGCAGGTATAATGGACCCATGCCGCTTTCCCGGGTCATTCCTCTCAAACGCGCTGCACACGCTTATCTGGTGCAAGATGGGCACCTCTTGCTGGTCACCGAACGCATGGACGACGGTTCCATTTTCTGGGGCCTCCCCGGCGGAAAAGCCCGAGATGGTGAATCTCTGGCCGATGCTGCCATCCGTCAGGTCAAAGAAGAGACCGGCCTGGATCTGTACGATCTGGAGTTTGTGTCTCTCCTGGAAGGCGAAATGCTGTCCATGACCAAACATGCCCACTATGCCAACTTCGCCCGTTTCACTGGAAAATTCCGTGGGGAATTGCGTCCCATGGACCCGGAAGTGCTTTCTGCAGAGTGGATTCCCTTCGAGCAGGTGATGCAACTGGTGCGCTTCGGGCCTCCACCAGAGTGCGAAGAACGGAACCCCTTGATCTGGGTCCCCACACAGGATTTCCTCTCTGGGAAATCCAAGGCCTACTACCCGATTTAAAGCATTTGACAGAAGCACAGGAGACTGTCTCTCAGGTGGAGATTTTTGAAGCAGGAGGATTCGTTTGAATCCTCCTGCTTCACTGATCAACGCAACCAACAGATCCCACCCTTGCTCCACTTGTTCAAAACCATCCCTCAAGTCGGAGGGACAGTCTTGAGCAACAGGAAAGACAGGGAGATTACTTGATTTTCTGCCTTCCGGAGATCGCCCGTCCGAGGGTGACCTCGTCGGCGTATTCCAGCGCACCCCCCACCGGCAGACCGTAAGCAATGCGGCTCAAGGTGGCTCTGGTTGGAGCGAGTTGCCGTTGCAAGTACATGCTGGTGGCTTCTCCCTCTACGGTGGTGCTGGTGGCCAGAATCACTTCGTGGTCCGGGGTGACCCGGGTCAGCAGTTGCTTGATGTACAGCTTGTCCGGTCCCACACCATGCATGGGGCTGATGGCTCCGTGCAGCACGTGGTAAAGGCCACGGTACTCACCAGAGCGTTCAATGGCGAGCACATCGCCGGGATCTTCCACCACGCAAATCTGGTTTTGCATCCGTCCAGCATCGCTGCAGACCTCACAGAGTTCTTTGTCAGTGACATTGAAGCACTGGGGACACAGGTGCAATTCCTCTTTGGCACTCAGAAGGAGTCTGGCAATCCGCTCGATGTCCTCCTGAGGCTGTTCAAACAGATAAAACGCCAGTTTCTGGGCGCTTTTGGGCCCAATGCCCGGCCATCTGGACAGCTCGCGGATCAGTTGAAGCAGACTGGCAGGATACTTCATCTCACATCAATCCGCCAAGGAAGCCCATGCTGCGCTGGGTTTCTTGCTGTTGCAGCGCATCGGCTTTCTCCTGGGCGTCTTTGAAGGCCACCAGCAGCAAATCTTCGAGGGCTTCCACATCCTCGGGGTCCACGGCCTGAGGGTTGATTTTGAGGCTTTGCAGTTTGCCCTGTCCGTTGAGCACCACTTCAACCATGCCACTGGCACTGCCGGTCACGGTCATGCCTGCGAGTTGGTCCTGAATTTTCTGTGCAGCCACCTGTGCTTGCTGCATTTGCTTCATGAGTTTCCGCATGTCCATAAAGGCCATTTTATAACGTTTTGACCCCTGGGAATGGGGGGTTTGTGAGGATTTCAGGTCCAGGGTGTGATACCCAGGAGGGCTCCCCCATTCGAAAAAACAGCAGGCCCGAAGCCTGCTGCACGGTCAGCATTCAGAAATCAGAGGGCAGAACCGGGATACTTCACACGCTTGGTGCGGCGGTAAACCTGTGCAGGTCTGCCCACCCCATTGCGGCGTTCTCCGGCAGCTTCCAAGAGGCCCTGAGACAGGATGCGCTTGCGGAAATTGCGCTTGTCGAGCTTCTGGTTGAGGATGGCCTCGTAAACCTCTTGCAACTCAGGGAGGGTGAAATGCTCGGGCAAGAATTCAAAAGCCAGATTGGCGTACTCCAGACGGGTCTGCAAGCGGCGGATGGCTCTGGAGAGGATGTCGGCGTGGTCAAAGGCCAGAGGGGGGGGATCGTGTGCCACAAACCATGCTGCACCCACGGTGCTTCCACCTGCATGAACGGCAGGGGTGCCGTGTGGGAGCACCGCCATGTGGGCCACCGAGACAATGCGACCACGGGGGTCACGTCCCGGATTTCCGAAAGTATAAAGTTGTTCAAGATGGTTGGGAGAGAGCGCCACGCTGGTCTCTTCACGGAGTTCCCGCAGGGCGGCTGCTGCAAGGGTTTCTTCGTGCTGAACAAAACCCCCGGGAAGCGCCCACGACTGGGAGTGGGGTTCCAGACCACGACGGACCAGCAGAATGTGCAACTGGCCCTTGTGCATGGCAAAGGCCACCACATCTACTGCCAGACCCACTTGAGCAGCAAAAGGAGGCAATGTTAGTGTATACATCACACTTAAATATATGGCTTTTGGTCGCACAAGTCAATGAATTCATGTCAAAAGTCATCTACACCAGATTGCTTGTGAGCAAAATAACTTATGGGGTAAATTTTTTGAGATGTTGTCACAAACCATTTGGATCTTTGCAAAATTTTAGTTATCCATCAACCAACAAACGATTGCAAGGGACTTTTGTTGCTCAGGATTCGAAAGCACCTACACAAATCCAGATCTAGACAGCTTGAGAATCAGACCATTTTCAAACGGACTTCTTCAAACGGTCTCTGGATTTTGCAAAAACCACCCATTTTCCAGAAAAGCACCTTGCTGGTTTTGCCAAACTTCTGGATGGTTGCATCCTGACTGACAGAGCAAAAAACCCTGGATTTCAGACCAGCTACAGCCGGTTTTAATCCGTTGTGCGTAGGCGAATTCTGCCTGTGTGGTGTAAAATAAACTTTGATGTTCCTACCCAGAATGTCCACGATCCCCGAGAACGGGGCGTGCTGGAGGTGGTTGTAATTTCTAAAGAGCACAAGATCAATGAGCAGATTCGGGTTCGGCAAGTCCGTTTGATTGATGACGAGGGCGGCCAAGTTGGCATCATCGATACCAGGGAAGCCCTGCGTGTCGCCCAGGAAAAAGGCCTGGATCTGGTGATGGTGGGCGCTGCTGCTGTACCCCCGGTCTGTAAACTCATGGATTACGGGCGTTTTCGTTACGAGCAACAGCAGAACGAAAAAGAAAACCGCCGCCGTGCACGCACCCAGGAAGTCAAGTCCATCAAATTCCGCATTAAAATTGATGAAAACGACTTCAACACCAAAACCAACCATGTTCGTCGCTTTCTGGAAGAGGGCAACAAGGTCAAAGTCACCATCATGTTCCGTGGTCGCGAACGCACCCACCCCGAATTGGGTGAGCGCATCCTTGAACGTGTGGCAGAAGCCATCAAGGACATCGGTACCCCTGAAGGCGCTCCTTCCATTGCAGGCATGGACATGAACATGATTGTTGCTCCTGCTCCGGGCAAGATCAAAAAGAAAGATTCTGACAAAGACCCTGAAAAAGATTCAGAAACGGTTGCTTCAGAAGCCTGAATTGCGGTTCTGCCCATCCTCCCAAGAGGGAGGATTTTTTTTGCCCCGATCCTCGAAGCTGACCCACACATGAGAAATACCTGAAGGCAAATGAACATGCTCCCGAGCACTGTCCTGTTAACATTCAAAGTATGAAACCTTCTGTTTTGACCTTGATCCTGCCTGTCCTGCTGGCTTCCTGCACAGTCACCACCCAGACCACTGCACCTGCCAAACCCCAGAATGCAGTGTCCCAATCTAAACCCTCTCCCTCGGTGAATCTGGGAGACTATGCACTCCCTGAAGGGGCCAGCAACGTCAAAGTCAAAAGCAACAATGTGGAGTTTCGGATCTCTGGAAAATCTCTGGATGACATCTTTGTCCATTATGACCAGCAATTCAAACGCAGAGGATGGCTGCGTGTGGGTCTTGAAGAACGTCCGAACCGTGTTGAAGCCACATACAAATACGAAAACAACCTGGTCAAACTGCTGGTCAAGCGTGAAGGAAACAGTGGCAAATACGAGATTGAACTCGAAGATTGAAGCCAAAAGTTCAATCGTGCCATCAAACAACTGATTCAGTCAGAAAAACAGAACATGTGCAAGCGCCTCCCTCCAGGCCCTCGCACATGTTCTTTGCATTGGATTCATTGAACAAAATGAAAAACTTCATACAAATGGACATCACAATCAGGATTGATTTCAGCGGTTGAAATTTAAAATCTATATCATTGTTGATGTGAAAATTCCATACACAACCAATGGACACCAAAACATTCAAAGAGATTTAAACCCGATACCATTGCCAACTTGAAAATTTTAAACCCGACCCTGCCATTGATTTCGATACATACCATTGTGCTGTCCATCTTTCTGGTCCACCCCAGGAGTGTGCGGTTCAGGGCTGTTCCAGAGCATCAAGTTCCAAATTCTTCCATTGACCCATTGCATTTTGCAGGGTGAAGGTCTCATCCCTCAAACCCCACAGGAGAACATCCCTTCTTCTCCTGTTCAAAGGATAGAAAACCACTGGAGAATCAAGAGAGAATTTTCATCTTACAAATTTTTCACTCATTCACAATTCATATACAATTCGCAGACAGTTCTGATTTGGTCCTTTAAACTGGAAAGAACATGACAGGATTTGTCGCTGCCCAACCCAGCATTCCCAAACCCCTGCCAAACGAAGTCAAACGCAAGCACTTGCTCAAACAGATGCGCAAAGCCGAAGATGCCCGTCTGGTTGCTTTGCTTGCACCTTCTGGATACGGCAAAACCACCCTTCTGGCGCAATATGCCCGTTCGTCCAGAAAAAAGACCCTGTGGATCACGGCCTCCCCTGAAATGCAAGATCCTGTCTGGTTGGGTCAGGTGCTCTACCACAGGCTTGCACCAGAACTGCAACTTCCACCGGTGAGTTGGGAAGACATGCATCCCCAAGCTCTGGGCAGTCTGGCTCGACTGATGGTTCAAGGGCTCAGTGATTCCAGAGAACACATCCACATCCTGATGGATCAGGCAGAACACCTTTCAGAAGCCTCTGGAAAATGGCTGACCGATGTGATCTTGCAGCTTCCAGAAGGCCACCAGTTCATGCTGGCCGGTTATGACAGCGTGCCTTTGCCTTGGGGCCTGTGGACCACCCGGCCTGACATTGTGGTGATGGGCACCCAGCAATTGGCCTTTGAACCAGAAGAATCCCAACAACACCTGAGCAAACTCAAGAAAAGTTGGGATGAGGACCTGCACCAGCAAAGCGCTGGATGGCCTCTGGGCCTGACCCTGCAAGGCACCGGGCAAACCACAGGGCTCAACATTCAGGACTGGATTGAACACCGTTTGCTGGAATTGCCAGATGATTTGCTGCACATCTTGCCTGCTCTGGTGAAGCATCCCATCTGGACCGACCCCATGCCACTGAACCAAGGAGCACCCTTGCCCAAAGGTTGGCTGAAACCCTTGCTGGAAAAAGGTCTCCCTCTCACCCGCCTTGGACGAGGAGAATACCAGCCCCACACCTTGCTGATGGAAACCCTGGACCGTCTTTTGCAACAACATCCCGAAGAACATCGGCGTGTGCATCTGGAAATGGCACACACCGCCGAAAAACAAAACCTCTGGAGAACCGCTTTCGATCACCATCTGAAGGCAAAACATCCTGAAGGTGCCTTGCAGTGCATCCGCAAACTGATCCCCGAGTTGTATCAGCGTGTGGAGTTTTCCACGGTGGTGACATTGTTGCGAAAATTTCCTCTGCAAGACCTTCCCAGAGACCTGCAAGCTTCTCTGGCTGTGGCCCTTCTGGAAAATGGACAGACTTCAGAAAGCCACCAGCTGGCCCAGGATCTGTTGGCCAGTGGATTCATGAGCAGCGACCTGTGTCTGGCCTGCGGAACCCATGCATACCGACAGGGGCAAAAAAAGGAATATCTGGACTGGAGCCTGAAGGCCCTTGAACTCAGCCAAACCCCTCTGGAAAGATTGAGAAGCCACCGGATGCGCGTTTCTGCTTTGCTGTACAACCAGCAACATGTTGCTGCCCTTGAAGCAGGCAAACTCTACTTGCAAGAAGCCCAAAGCAACCATCAACCTTTTTCAGTCGCCAAGGCCCTTTTGATGCTGGCCAATGTTTACAGCGACATGGGCAGCTTTGTGGAAGGTGAACAGGCTTATCTTGCAGCTTTGAAGATGTGCCAGCAACACCACTTTGAAGCCAGCAAGGCCGAAATTTACTACAACCTCTCATTGACCTTGCTGGACGACAATCGGCCACAGGAAGCCCTGACTTGTTTGACTGAAGCCCTCGGGCTTCCAGAACACCTGATGAAACACTGGTATCCCCTGCTGATTGGCATGCGTGGCACCATTCTGGCCCAATTGCACCTGTTCACAGAGGCCATCCTTGATTTTGAAAAAGCAGCAGAACTCTGTCCCAACTATGGTTGGGGCACCTACACCCTGATGTATCTCTCGGCTGCAGCAGATGCCGCCTGCCTCGCGGGCAAGCAAACCCAAGCAAGAGCATTGATTGAACAGGCACGGTTGCAACTTGCTGCCTCTGAAGACAATGGCTTACACACGTTGGCATTCAGTGAGGGGTTGCTGGCCTGGAGCAAAAACCAGCACTTTGAAGCAGAACAACACCTGCAAAAAGCCGATGCCCGTTCTCTGGGGTTGTGGAACTGGGCATTGATTCCCTTGATTCAAGCAGATCTCGCTTGCAAGCAGGGCAGTTTGACCCGAGATCACCTTGAGCGTTCTTTCCAGAGGCTGGAAGTGCTGGGAAACGATGGCCCTCTGGAATTTCTGGCCCGTTACCTTCCAGACCTGTATCAATCTTGCATTTCCAGAGGGTGGTACAAAGAACGGATGGGGCAGGCCCTCTCTGTGGGTCAAAAACCTCTGGAGATGCCACCCCATCCATGGATTTTGAAAGTGCAGGGCTTTGGATCGTTTGTGGCATCAGGCTCCGCAGGACCCTTGGAATGTGCCTTGCGAAAGAATGAGGAACTGTTGATGTTTCTGGCCATCCATGGTCCTTGCAGCCGGGACGACCTGATTGATGCACTCTGGAATGGTGAAAACACCCGCAAGAACATTGACCACTTCAAGGTGTTGGTGCGAAAACTGCGTTCGGAACTGACGCAAGCCCTGAACACCCCTTTTGATCCTTTGCCTTTTCAAGGGCAATATCAACTTCATCCCTCCTTGGAAGTGGAGTGTGCTGTTCGCAGGTTCCTGCAAACCCCTGAATCCACAGCGCCTGCACTCAGAGAGCACATTCTCCTGTATCAGGGGGAGTTCTTTCCAAGATTGGACACCCACTGGGCCGATGAACTGCGAGAGCAGTGCCGTGAATTGCTGGTGCATCACACCCTGCTGTATGCACGTCTGGCAACCGATCCACAAGAGGTTTCACAAGTGGTTCAGCATGCTTTAAACCATTGCCCTGCCGAAGAACACCTGTATCTGGGTTTGCTGGACGTTTACCAGCAAACCGGCAACAACCCTGCTTACCAGATTCTGCACCAACGCTACCAGAACATGCTGAAGCAGGAATACCTGAACGGTTGAACCTCAGCCAGGAAGGCGGTTGAGGGTGTAAATTCTGGGGAAATGACCTCCGTGGTACACCCGATCTTCGCGCACCACGGACCAACGGCTCTGGTCTTTGAGCAGGCGGTCCATCAGTTTGATTTCATGGGAAATCAACACCATCCGTGCGCCAACAGCAGCAATGCGGGTCATCTCACGGAAAAACTCTGGATAGAGGGAGAGGTTGGCGGTGTTGCTGCCAATGTTGTCTCCCCAGGGCAGGTCACACAGGATCACATCCACACTCTGGTCTGGCAGATCCAGATGGGTGGCATCAGACAGGTAGGCTTCGGATTTCAGACCTGCAGCTTGCAGATTAGCCTGAGCAAACCCCACATGCTCATGGTCCAGATCACAGCCAGAGACTTTGGCCCCTCCATACATCAATCCAGTCTCAATCATCAGGGTGCCAGAGCCGCACATGGGGTTGAACACCACATCGTGTTTTTCAATGTGGGCCAACTGAACCATCGCTGCTGCCACTGTGGCATTCAAGCCACCTTCCATGTTGGCCACACGCCACGCACGTGCAGACAGAGGACGAGGAGACAGGCGGATCAGCACTTCCCATGCCTCTCCTGATTTCAGGACACGCAACACCATTTCCCCATCTTCAGGGTCATGTTTGAGTTTGC
Proteins encoded:
- a CDS encoding NUDIX hydrolase, with the translated sequence MYTLTLPPFAAQVGLAVDVVAFAMHKGQLHILLVRRGLEPHSQSWALPGGFVQHEETLAAAALRELREETSVALSPNHLEQLYTFGNPGRDPRGRIVSVAHMAVLPHGTPAVHAGGSTVGAAWFVAHDPPPLAFDHADILSRAIRRLQTRLEYANLAFEFLPEHFTLPELQEVYEAILNQKLDKRNFRKRILSQGLLEAAGERRNGVGRPAQVYRRTKRVKYPGSAL
- the infC gene encoding translation initiation factor IF-3 codes for the protein MVVISKEHKINEQIRVRQVRLIDDEGGQVGIIDTREALRVAQEKGLDLVMVGAAAVPPVCKLMDYGRFRYEQQQNEKENRRRARTQEVKSIKFRIKIDENDFNTKTNHVRRFLEEGNKVKVTIMFRGRERTHPELGERILERVAEAIKDIGTPEGAPSIAGMDMNMIVAPAPGKIKKKDSDKDPEKDSETVASEA
- a CDS encoding AAA family ATPase — encoded protein: MTGFVAAQPSIPKPLPNEVKRKHLLKQMRKAEDARLVALLAPSGYGKTTLLAQYARSSRKKTLWITASPEMQDPVWLGQVLYHRLAPELQLPPVSWEDMHPQALGSLARLMVQGLSDSREHIHILMDQAEHLSEASGKWLTDVILQLPEGHQFMLAGYDSVPLPWGLWTTRPDIVVMGTQQLAFEPEESQQHLSKLKKSWDEDLHQQSAGWPLGLTLQGTGQTTGLNIQDWIEHRLLELPDDLLHILPALVKHPIWTDPMPLNQGAPLPKGWLKPLLEKGLPLTRLGRGEYQPHTLLMETLDRLLQQHPEEHRRVHLEMAHTAEKQNLWRTAFDHHLKAKHPEGALQCIRKLIPELYQRVEFSTVVTLLRKFPLQDLPRDLQASLAVALLENGQTSESHQLAQDLLASGFMSSDLCLACGTHAYRQGQKKEYLDWSLKALELSQTPLERLRSHRMRVSALLYNQQHVAALEAGKLYLQEAQSNHQPFSVAKALLMLANVYSDMGSFVEGEQAYLAALKMCQQHHFEASKAEIYYNLSLTLLDDNRPQEALTCLTEALGLPEHLMKHWYPLLIGMRGTILAQLHLFTEAILDFEKAAELCPNYGWGTYTLMYLSAAADAACLAGKQTQARALIEQARLQLAASEDNGLHTLAFSEGLLAWSKNQHFEAEQHLQKADARSLGLWNWALIPLIQADLACKQGSLTRDHLERSFQRLEVLGNDGPLEFLARYLPDLYQSCISRGWYKERMGQALSVGQKPLEMPPHPWILKVQGFGSFVASGSAGPLECALRKNEELLMFLAIHGPCSRDDLIDALWNGENTRKNIDHFKVLVRKLRSELTQALNTPFDPLPFQGQYQLHPSLEVECAVRRFLQTPESTAPALREHILLYQGEFFPRLDTHWADELREQCRELLVHHTLLYARLATDPQEVSQVVQHALNHCPAEEHLYLGLLDVYQQTGNNPAYQILHQRYQNMLKQEYLNG
- a CDS encoding methyltransferase domain-containing protein, with protein sequence MQTYHLDHLEGLTPFVLHELKALNARILGKGKDHVRIAFPGNPRPLLDLRTVVAVSRIERFEVPRPKALLGHQHLTRLLSIVQDTRKLGTFQSFRFAAAGSDSSVFKRLAEEIQTQSKLKHDPEDGEMVLRVLKSGEAWEVLIRLSPRPLSARAWRVANMEGGLNATVAAAMVQLAHIEKHDVVFNPMCGSGTLMIETGLMYGGAKVSGCDLDHEHVGFAQANLQAAGLKSEAYLSDATHLDLPDQSVDVILCDLPWGDNIGSNTANLSLYPEFFREMTRIAAVGARMVLISHEIKLMDRLLKDQSRWSVVREDRVYHGGHFPRIYTLNRLPG